The region aaatttttagacggtttggaaaaaccatctagaaatttaaatttccctccaaaccgtctagaaatttaaatttccagacggttttcctAAAACTGTCTCTAAATTTGTAGACGGTTTAAAAATAACcgtctgaattttttttcttttattttttccagacggttttaaaaaaaccgtctgaaaatttccaaacgatttttCTAAAATCGTCTCTAAATTTAtaaatggtttaaaaaaaatcgtatgaatttatttattttttatcttttctagaCGGTTAtagaaaaccgtctggaaatttccagacggttttcctaaaaccgtctctgaatttcttttttttcttctgttttctttctttctttttttgttctttttctttcttttaaaagaaagactCATAtcccttcataaaaaaaaaaaaaaaaaatctctctctctcgagtcGTCCGacctcatctctccctctccctctcgttcttcttcttctctctccgaCCGGCGACTGAGACGGGCGATGGGAACAGGATGACGGGATCTGGACACGGCCGGAGTCGGTGACGTTGCTGAGGTCAGATCTGAAGCGGAAGATCAGATATCAGGCCGACGATTGAAGACGGACGACGGGATGCGTGGGTTTGacaaatccggccggatccaACCGAGACCCACGCCTAGGCCGGATCTGGGGCCAGAATGCAGAGAGAGATCCGGGCGGAATACATGGATTTCCGGCCGGTTCTCTCTTCccctctctttgttttttttttttggattgtctttgttttgggtttggaattAATTTCTGATGGGTAGTACGAGAGCATGGGTGTGGTGGATCGGAGAAGAAGCTGATGGAACGGTGGCGGCTGTGAGTTCCATGGTTGGTGGCTGAAGCTGGAATAGTGGCCTTATGTGGTTCGTTGGTAATAGCGGTAAGGTGGGGGATTTctgtttgagattttttttgttgcccAATGATGGTGAACGACAGTGGTTGCCGATTTAGGGGAGAGTGTTTGGATGGCCTTTGTGGCACGGTGGGGGTGATGGTTTTGCCCATCACATCAAGATCGGCGTAGCTAGGCAATGCCGTCACGTTACTCCACTGGCGGTCGATGCCGTCCTCTCCATCGTCGACCCGTCCAAGCCCGATCTCGTGGACTTCCGGCGACATGGGTTTGCTCAGATTTCATATCCAAAAGCAAATGAAACgaaacagaaaaaaataaaataaattaaaaaaaaataaaactgtgGACGGTTtgttcaaaccgtccagaattaatTGTGGACGgttttggcccaaaccgtcttgaattaattccagacggttttaaaaaaaccgtccagaattggTTAGGGACGGTTTGAGCCAAACCGTCTGAAATTGTgaacggtttggcccaaaccgtccacaACCCGAATCAGCGACGGACTAtcctagacggtttaaaaccttCTGGACCTTTTTCCAGAcagttttttgcaatttctagacggtttgaaaccATCCAGAATTccaaaattttttgtagtgcctttTTTACCACAGTTTCCATAGCGTACATCGTATCCCTTGCGACACATTTTAACGCTCTCATCTAGTTTTTGCTCATCAGGTTctatttttctctgttttttgggCCTCCCTCGTTATTTCTTTGGCTCAAGTGGATCGATGGGATCCACATCACGATCAGCTAGCTAGTCATCAGGTCCAGGCATAGGATTTATCCCACTAGCATAGACTTATTTGAATGTATTCATAAGGTACCATTTACTGACATATTGCTCGGGTTTTTGATGATTTAGGTATATGGCAGCAATTGCATGTGGGTATGGAATTCCATTTAGTTGCCTCCTCCCACAACCACATGTATGTTGCTCAAGATTTACCACCCTGCGAGCCTTGTGGGTACTGTCGACCTCAAACTGCAGGTTGTTGCTCCAATGACATATATAATTCCTTACATCTGACttgtttctttctatttttttcattatcttaGGGCAAGTAACATTTGTTGCAATCGCTGCTCCAGCCTTTTTCTGATTGAACCGGTTCATAATTTGCCTCCTTATTGACTCAAAACAAGTCAGTATTGGTTGCTCTCTTGCTTCCAATATCCATGCATTGAAGCTCTCTGCAATGttatttaacaaaatatcacTGCAGCTGGTGGTTCGGAATGCATGCCTTGACCACATTTTTTGGTCAATTTTATCAATGTAATCGCTTGCTTCACCATGCATATCTCTGATCACGAAGAGGTAGTACTTGAACTGAATTTCATTCTGTGCCCTAGTTGCACCCCACAATCCGTCTTTGAATTCCTTCCCCTTAAATCCCTTGCCCTTGAAATTCGCATGCAAGTACCTGACACAAAATCGATGTTCGAGACCGGGCATTAGACCCTTCAAAGCATCGAGGAGTCTCGGTATTGACAAAAAAATACATGTTAAATAAAAGGCTAATATGTGAATACACATATGACAGAGGTTAAAATGTGCTGGACAACAACCAAACGAAACTGGTTTTGAAACACACAAAAAACGACAATAACACGTGCTAGGAGGCCCTACCCACATTTTGCCCAACAACCGATAATCAAACAAAACCTATACTTACCACAAACAAACTCCAACCAAgtactttttcaaaagatggCGCGACTGAAAGTACCCCTAATTTGGAGTTCGATGTAGTGTCACAGGTTCCACTGAAACTACCTCTGTTTTGGAAAATCACCTTCCAAACCACAATAGAGACCTTGCGAAACTAATATCCGGCCGATTTGGTGTGGAAAATTGACAAATATGCAGATTTCGAACCCGAGAGTGTAGATTTGAGAGACTGGTTGATGAACCCTATAATGGATTCTTCGGAGACTGTTTGAGAGATTTTGGAGAGTGGCTGATGAAAATTGTGAAGATTTCGGAGAGTGTTTGAGGTAATTGGGAGAGTGGCCTATGGTTCTGTAATTTGGGGGGAAATGGCCGATGTACCCTTGTTTTGGCCGATTCTTGCAATGTtcaaattattttcattctctTCTCTGTCGTTCAATAAGTTTAACCAATAGTAAAAAAATTTCGAAACAAAAcgatgtttaattaaaacaggtTTTAATTATGCTTTAATTAGACATACATGTGGCATGACTTACTGAGATGGCAGTTATGTAGCAAATGACTTACTGAGATGGCAGTTATGTAGCAAATGATGCGGCTAAGAGGACAAGTGTAGTGTTAATAAAGCACCATGTGGCAATGACATGGTTGGACGTtaagttttggatggaaaatctaACAAAGGTACCAACTGGGTTTTTATCcataattcaggtaccacctatgatacaaaacaaaatttaggtactaaatttaaaaacagttAAAACTAAGGTACTAATGGGGTATTGaacccatttttttattttctatttttttaatgaggcatagggatatatcattttttaaaacaattcaggtaccatctatgatacaaaatgaaacttaagtgaaaaaataagggagggggggggggggggggggaagcacCCTCAACTAACAAccaattttaaaatagtttaaTGAATTTTCAATTGTACTAAAGTGACATATCAAACTACTAAggtgtgccaaaaatgccatttttttttccgaTAATATCCTTATTCtccttaaaaattaataataataaaaaaagaatatctttttataaaacaaaaaagaagaagaagaagaagaagaagaagagaaaaaaccaaggGGGTGGATtaataccaaattttttttttttttaaaaaaataactattttttttggataaatacaAAATGAGTCCCTATAAttagcctaaattataaattgctcCTTGTGGTATAAAAATAAGGTTAAATACCTTTATTCCCCCCTATgatttaaagattttattttttgcccattGTGATTCGTTTAGTAGTAGATGGTACTTCGTTCATTTAGTAGTTGATGGTACGGAAGTCCACATCAACACATTTATTAAGCTACCACGTGCCTTATGcactattaaaattaaaattaaacaattaaacaattaaaaaactaaatggccgaaccacctccaagAGTCATAGggttggttcggccacccccataccaGTGGCCGGTCTAGGTTGGCCGAACCCACCACTAGGCCAAACGTACGgaggtggtttcggccacccccattttaagtttcttttttaaaaaaataaaaataaaaaatttaagagaataaggcGTTATCggaaaagtggcatttttgccAGACCATGGTAGATTGATAGGTCAATTTAGCACAATGGAAAATTCATGTGACTATTTCAAAATCGGCTGTTAGtttaattggtttttgttttatatatatatatatatatatatatatatatatatatatatatatatatatatatatatatatatatcccaaaataataaagttgttaaaccaCAGGGggtaaaaatgtatttaataattttctaaattaatctttttttccaaatttacaaggatatttttgtcttattgaaaaatttgttgggtcatttttgtcttttggctGGCCTTTaagagacattgacaattttttggtagtttgggaggagaTATTGTCCTAATTGAAAGTTTAGAAAAACATTGTCAATTGAAtgatagtttgaaaaaaaataatttaaactttttccaatattatttttagaggcCTACTATATCGTAGACTTGACTACGAGTCTACGACTGAATTGACAGCTTAACCCAAGGTTGACATATTAGGACTAACACGTCAGCCCGGTCGTAGGAGTCTCAGACTTTCTCTTAATTATAAGGATCATTATATAGTAGCTTCACCTAGCTAGTGGGAGACATTTACTATAAGGGGACAAGTGACAACGATCATTAGTGCATGGTCCAAAATGTCTATTAAGAGAACTAATAGCAGTTTTCTTAAATCTCATTCTATTCCTTATATGTAAGGAAAACTCCTAAAAAACAATTTGAATCACATTCCCTTATTGTTCTCTAAACTAAGAAAATATCAAGGGAACTAAAAGTCGTATTTTATACATAGGGAAGCAAAAGTAGTTCATttagcattattttaatataaaaaactttctaTTTTCTCTCCTACTCCGctaacatttatttaaaattaataatatttaaatgatttctcgttctcttaatatttaatttaaataatatttaaaagatatAGAAGAAAGATAATGGAAGTTATTGTCAAGTGTATTAAAataggaaagcaaaaaataatttaatttcttaaaatgaAACTTAGGtgaaaaaaataagggaaaagtataaaaaagcaCCCTCAACTAACAACCAATTTTAAAATAGTCTCataaattttcaagtgtactaaAGTGACCTATCAAACTACCAAGTTGTtcaaaaatgcaaatttttatttatttatttattttttcaataataccTTTATCCTccttaaaactaaaataaaaaaaattaataaaaaaactattttttaaacaaaaaaaatgaaaaaaaaaaaaaaaggaaaagaaaaaaccaagggggtggattattaacaaaataaaaagtaaatattttttttcggataaatacaaaatcagtccctataattggcctaaattacaaattgctccaTGCGGTTTAAAAATAAGGTTAAATACCTTTATTCCCCCTTGtggtttaaagattttatttttttgccccCTATAGGTCATTTAGGATATCTTCAAGATTTTAATCTTTGATTGCATGTCTCCTTATTTATGACAGATTTGACTTAGACGTGTGAGTGAGGATGAGAAACACTATTATCTCCAATACCCTGGTCCCCACGCAATAACAACATGGAAGGACACACATTGAGATTGGAAGCAGGCGCGGACCTACATGGGGCagctctccccccccccccccccccccccccgccctaCCAAGCCTCAAAATtttctcctaattttttttttaaaaaaataaataaataaattttactcaagattttttttttttttttttttttctaattttgaccCTCCCATATTCACAGGGTTGGGTCCGCCACTAATTGGAAGTAAAAGTTGCTTTAACAACGTAGATACCAGAGGCTTGGTAAGAATATTTACTAGTTGATCTTTGCTTTGACAGGAACTTCACAACTAGGGTTTTGGCTGCAACTCGTTCACGAACAAAGTGATAGTCTATCACAAATGCGAGTGGTACATGCATGAAACAATGGATTTGAAGTTAAATATGTGACTCCAATCTTATTACAAAGTGATTGGACCCAAGTGAGTTCAGCCGTAGCATTGACAATTACCTTATTTTCAGCTTCAGTACTAGAGCAAAAGACTCCAACAAAAACACAGAAACTTGAAGTCAATTTGTGGTCTTCTGGACAACCATCCTAGTTAGCATCGGTACAGCCGTATAGGCAATGAGTTGAGAACATGAACTTCATTTAATAACAATCCCATGCACAATGGTGTGTTTCAGGTAGAGAAGAATGCGCTTAACAGCCAACCAATGGGTATCCCAAGGATTTTGAATAAATTGGGAAACTTTATTCATAACAAAAAAGCAATGCCTCATTGGGTTATGGAAAGATATTGCAATTCACCTACCGTACTACAATAAATAGTGGGATCCACGAGAGAAGTACCCGAGAGCCTGCTTAAGGGAAGAGAACACTATGAGAAATgtgatttcaaaatatttctcCCTATCAATTGAGGGATCCATATATTGGTATTTATAACCACTAGACAACCTTACAACTTCTACATCAATAATGAGAGGTTACAACTATTCATCTCCTATCTAACTATACATATTCTAACATATGAATTAATGAGAGGTGAGATCTCTTCAACTATCTAATCATTATCttcaattttacaaattttatgaATGGTCACTTCATTATCTTCATTGGGATGTTTGTCATTAACATTGTGAGTTGAAACTTTAACAGTCTTCACTATAGAACTTTGCTTTGAGTGGAGTTGTTCTTCAACATGCCCCTTCAAACTCAACGGTAAGGCCGGGATGAACGTTGAGTTTGTTACGGATATTGATAAACTGAGTAAACACAAGGGGCTTGGTAAATACATCAGCGAGTTGATCTTTACTGGAGAGAAAACAGACTTGGAGATACCGAGATGCAACTTCGTCCCGAACAAAATGACAGTCAATGTTTATGTGTTTTGTATGGGCATGAAACAATGGATTCGCTACGAGATATGTAGCATTtatattatcacaccaaagaATAGAATATTGCGGTTGAGAAACACCATTAGTTAAGATAGAGGACAACCATGTGAGCTCCATTGTAGCAGAGGCAAGAGCACGATACTCAGCCTCTGTGCTAGACCGAGACACTGTGCTTTGCTTTTTAGTTGACCAAGGAATTAAATTTGAACCCAAATAGTGGTATGAATAGTGTGGTGAATAGTGATGGGAGCAGAAACAATCAATGAAGAATTGGACTATGTGTTCTCTGTAGTGGTTAATGAAGAGGAAGCCATTGAGAGaggatcttaaaaaaaaaaaaaaaatgacagtgGTGCCTTTAgaatggctttgataccatgcgAGAAATGTGAATTCATAATATTTCTCCCTATCAATTGAGGGATCCATATATTGGTATTTATAACCACTAGACAACCTTACAACTTCTACATCAATAATGAGATGTTACAACTATTCATCTCCTATCTAACTATACATATTTTAACATATGAATTAATGAGCGGTGAGATTCCTTCAATTATCTAATCATTATCTTCAACTTTACAAATTTTATGAATGGTCTCTTCATTATTTTCATTGGGATGTTTGTCATTAACATTGTAAGTTGGAACTTTAACAGTTTTCACTATAGAAGTCTGCTTTGAATTGAGTTGTGCTTCAACAAACACTGCCATCCGCTTTCCGTTTGATATGAAAAATCCATTTGCAACCTACACTGTTCATGAAGGAGGATGGTGGAACCAAGGTCCAAGTGCCACTTTTTATTAAGGCACGAAACTCATCAAACATTGCCTCACACCACACAGCATGTTTGATCGCAGATGTGAAGCACGTAGGTTCTATATCATTGCTAGTGATGGAGGCTATTAAGGCACGGGGAATTGAATACTTGGATGGGAATTTGGATCATCTCCGTTTAGTGTAAAAATGAGGGTATAGTTGTCTTTACACGTTccatgaaaatgtgaaaaagataACTATGCCCTCACCGTTAAACTAAATAGAGAGAATCATTTCCATTTCATCCTTGTCTGCTTGATGGTGCTGTCACTGGGTCTTTTTGGTTTGTAAATATTGTGATGGGATCGGGTGGCCGGTCATATATAGGATGGGTTCTTAGTACGTGGTTCAGTATATATAGTTGGAGTAATGCTACGGAGTAGCATTATGTCCGCATAGTGTCCGCATTTTCAGTAGTTAACCCACcaccttttattaaaaaaaaaaaaatacaaaaaagaaagaaacaaaaacgcCCACCgtggttttctttttcattttccctcttccctctctcccccaaatttttttccctccaccCTCTCCCACGACCACCACGAAGCAATGCCGACGCCCACCATCCGGTAAATCTCCCTGTTGGTCTTTTAGGTCTGTTTGTTTTATGtgatttctgtttcttttggttttggttcTTTAGAAATTTTCCCGCagtgtttttctgtttgtttcttAGTAAAGTTTCTGCCTTTACTGTCTATTCCTATTGCTTTTCACTGTATTTTTGTCCTGGGTATTCCATCATTATCTGTGTTCTTCTGTGGTTGTTAATCCTTGTTTGCTTTTGGTTTTGGGTTGTGCAGGTCTCTTGGGTAGGAAATACAGGGCGGTGCCTGTTTCCtatatggtttttgttttacgCTTTTGAGATGGCTGGTGGGGGTAACTTGTTTTGGCTTTTCTTTTAGTTTCGGCTGGCAACATCCATCCTAGGACTATGATGTAAGCTACTGTTCTTTTACTTTGTTGTTGGGATCTTATGGTGTTTTGCTAAGCGGTGAGCTATTGATTTTCAAATGTCCTAAAATGTTCCATTTTGATTCTCAGGATGAAAAAAGTTGCTGGACGTGGAAGAAATGTCCACCACCTAGCAGAAAGCAGGTTGATGATGGAGATTGAGGATGGGAAGAGAACAAGGAAGCCGAAATGGCAAACGAAAAATGTCCATAAAAAAGAACTTCTAAAAGGTTAATCTTGTCTAATTCACATTTACTAGCTGCATTTTCCTCACTTATTTTTTGATGCAATCATTATGATCTTATTTTAACCCACTATAATGTCCTGTTCAAAAAGGAAATGTGGTTGTGTAATTGACTATGCAGAGTTTAGCTGCCATATCTATCGTAAGGTGATGTCCTGATAATCTGAATTGTGTAAAATTGAGATTTTTCTGAATTGTACGTTAAACTTGGAGTCTAAAGTGAATATTTCTTTTAGTATCTTTTCCTTAAGTGAACACCCGAAATTTTGGCAATTTCTCagctttttgttccttttttgaGTTGGAGAAGCAGTTCAAAAAGATGGTCCATGAACCATGCATTGTGTTATAACATCAACCTATAATAAAGTATggttaatctaaaaaaaaaaagttacaagtTTATGAGAATGATTAAAGCCCTTcgataaacaaacaaacaaaaaaagattaaGCCCTTCATTTAGGCATTCAAAATTTTGCTTTGTGGGGAATCACAACCCAAAGCACGACATCCTAACAGGCTATAAATGAAGTTTCTCCCAGCGAAAGTATAAATGGGagttttcaaattataattagtGTTAGTACATGAGCTACTAGGTAGTTGCAACACCTTGGAAATCTACTAGTTGCAACAACAAAAAGAGACAACCTATTAGTACAtaagaaaatttataaattacaacataaaaagataTTCACTTATCCATACAAgccaaaaaaatgccaaaacaacaaaatacattgtAACTTTCATTCCTTCTATTCCACTTATTCCATTTACCATTCCAATAGCTGATGCATGAGGAAATCGGACacaactatagaattaattagtctatgatgtggcgatgtgattggtttgatttaagcaagaaaatgaagggtcaactactcaagaaggaaagaagagacctttggcaaattgtgatttagaagatattctctACCGAATTGTCAACATCTatcaagagaaagaccaagaaggaaagaagaaactatcgacaaatctcttgatttatcttttaaagaattcccatatttatatttacgttgtcgtcaagtaatattatagttattatttttttccttaaaatatggtcattctttggcaccaagtattttccattaatttggagatattctttggtacaaagtatttccataatatgcttatttgtatttatttcaagtcttaggagatttattaggcttttcgggattttgctatttttggcaaaattcttctaaagacctaattttcagctatttaagcccggcttgtgggcctTTTTCAGCAGCTTTGttattattgataatttatcgaattcagagttttctctttgttttttgggGTGAATATcatgttttcttccttgcaaattgctcgttgattagcctacagaataatcgctattctgttccgacgtcaattggtatcagagcttcagcacCTTCCTGAGACGTGGTCTTCATCAATTTCGATGGCTAGTGGTCGTAGTCGTGGTGGTCGTCGTgagcaggttccgaatgaggaaaCTCCGCACCATGATCGTTCTTCATCAGTTTCAATGGTTGGTGGTCGTCGTgagcaggttccgaatgaggaagctccgcaccatgttcgtaacgttcaggatatgatgattgaggatttgcagaggcaagttgcagagtTAGCCCAGCACCTAGTAGCGCAGGAAGTCGGCAATCGTGAGATGAACTTCGATTCCGATTCCACCTTCGACATcccgtatcacaatcctgctCCATACCGGGAACAACGTGGTCGAGATGAAgaaattgttgatgaagagttccaagaagacgagttcgttgatgaggagttcatacatggagatgttcatgatgatgttgaacatgaagatgttgaaaatccttcacaaggatttgTGGATTGGAATTCTTCCCCAATTTATGATGTctatcatgaagaagaagatttattgAAAGAGGTAAGTTTTGTGGGTGATACAATAAagtttattgaagaaaataatgactaccatgtgtttgatgaaagtccacatgacgagggatttcagttgagtaataaggaaattagttatgttgattttcttgggattgaaaattttctatcaagttcttctagtaataatttgaatgtTGGTGTTGGTGTGACggatgacaattttaatttttgcggaaaaaaaaaagaattgataattcat is a window of Alnus glutinosa chromosome 4, dhAlnGlut1.1, whole genome shotgun sequence DNA encoding:
- the LOC133866313 gene encoding uncharacterized protein LOC133866313 is translated as MPGLEHRFCVRYLHANFKGKGFKGKEFKDGLWGATRAQNEIQFKYYLFVIRDMHGEASDYIDKIDQKMWSRHAFRTTSCSDILLNNIAESFNAWILEAREQPILTCFESIRRQIMNRFNQKKAGAAIATNVTCPKIMKKIERNKSDVRNYICHWSNNLQFEVDSTHKARRVVNLEQHTCGCGRRQLNGIPYPHAIAAIYLNHQKPEQYVSKCARRFREPENPNRKKHPKKVKKLKADVREPSGILSPPRTTEATNTSEDIPQTKSQQIRRRLSRTTQSTNTIGQQLDDIPQIESQPIRRRQRRVSLIYRMNSKESQSGGPQPQQLSTTQ